From Carya illinoinensis cultivar Pawnee chromosome 5, C.illinoinensisPawnee_v1, whole genome shotgun sequence, one genomic window encodes:
- the LOC122309820 gene encoding esterase-like, translating into MESPCIPKFTIPLSCFFTLLLCAATLNPVFASKVCNFPAIFNFGDSNSDTGGLSASLIRATPPYGETYFRRPAGRVSDGRLTIDFMAMGVGLPYLSAYLDSLGANFTHGANFATSASTIRLPSRIIPAGGFSPFYLDIQYSQFEQFKERSQIIRRQGGIYAHLMPKKDYFPKALYTFDIGQNDLGEGFFGNMTVEEVNASIPDILDKFSLNVKNIYKLGARSFWIHNTGPIGCLPYILATFPSAQRDSYGCAKPYNDVAQSFNHKLKEAIVQLRIDLPSAAITYVDVYSVKYSLYREPQKYGFELPLVACCGYGGKYNYSISVGCGGTVMVNGSQIFVGSCERPSVRVNWDGIHYTEAANKFVFAQISTGAFSDPPVPLKMACHQV; encoded by the exons ATGGAGTCTCCTTGCATTCCCAAGTTCACAATTCCTCTCTCTTGCTTCTTTACGCTTTTACTGTGTGCTGCCACACTAAACCCTGTATTTGCTTCGAAAGTTTGCAACTTTCCGGCAATCTTTAACTTTGGCGATTCAAACTCCGATACTGGAGGATTGTCTGCTAGCCTCATAAGAGCCACACCGCCTTATGGGGAGACCTATTTTCGCAGGCCTGCTGGAAGGGTCTCCGATGGCCGGCTCACGATTGATTTCATGG CAATGGGTGTTGGTCTTCCATATCTGAGTGCATACCTTGATTCCTTGGGAGCTAACTTCACACACGGTGCAAACTTTGCCACGTCTGCATCCACAATCAGACTACCATCCAGAATTATACCTGCGGGTGGATTTAGTCCCTTCTACCTCGATATCCAATACTCGCAATTTGAGCAGTTCAAAGAAAGATCACAGATTATAAGACGACAAG GAGGAATATATGCACATTTGATGCCCAAGAAGGATTATTTTCCTAAAGCTTTATACACATTTGACATCGGTCAGAACGATCTTGGTGAGGGATTCTTTGGTAACATGACTGTAGAGGAAGTCAATGCTTCCATCCCCGATATTCTTGACAAGTTCTCTCTTAATGTTAAG AATATATACAAGTTGGGAGCTAGATCATTTTGGATCCACAATACTGGACCAATTGGTTGCCTTCCCTATATTTTGGCCACTTTTCCATCAGCTCAAAGGGACAGCTATGGCTGTGCAAAGCCTTATAATGATGTAGCTCAGTCTTTCAATCACAAGTTGAAGGAGGCCATTGTTCAACTCAGGATCGATCTTCCTTCAGCTGCAATCACATATGTAGATGTCTACTCTGTCAAGTACTCCCTTTATAGAGAACCACAGAAATACG GCTTTGAGCTTCCATTGGTTGCATGTTGTGGGTATGGAGGAAAGTACAACTACAGCATTAGTGTTGGGTGTGGAGGAACAGTGATGGTGAATGGAAGCCAAATATTTGTTGGTTCATGTGAGCGCCCCTCGGTCAGAGTAAACTGGGATGGAATTCACTATACTGAGGCTGCCAACAAGTTTGTCTTTGCTCAGATTTCAACTGGAGCGTTTTCGGATCCACCTGTACCCTTGAAAATGGCATGTCACCAAGTTTAA
- the LOC122309819 gene encoding protein FAR1-RELATED SEQUENCE 5-like, producing MRLTTVNNSHNHLINPQKSRFYQCNREVSKTVKRVLDTNDLAGIQLNNSYGSLVVGASGFENLPFLEKDCGNYIDKTRHLRLGAGGAGALRDYFLRMQYKNNGFFALMDLDDDGRLKNVFWADPRSWTAYKYFGDVVTFDTAYLTNRYGMPFAPFVGVNHHGQSILLGAGLISSEDTETLTWLFQTWLQCIDGVAPKAIITDQDRAVKNAIAIVFLETRHRFCLWHILKKAPEKLGAYAAYKSGLKTELMKCVYDTQTIEEFEKCWSVFINTYDLHENVWLKSLYLEHAHWVPVFLKEHFWARMSTTQCSESMNAFFDGYVHSKTNLKEFADQFDNALKRKIENENQAEFLSFSGTIPCISRSPIEKKFQELYTNVKVKEVQQQVIGVLDLDPSLQTMDCIMKSYLVEYEVRTQEFTKHVTYFVDFNVDDCNAKCSCGLFQMRGVLCRHILAVFKSNGIKLLPDRYILDRWRKDIKRRYTLIQSN from the coding sequence ATGCGGTTGACAACAGTCAATAATTCACATAATCATCTTATCAACCCACAGAAATCTCGCTTCTATCAATGTAACAGAGAAGTGAGTAAGACAGTTAAAAGAGTCCTTGACACCAACGACTTAGCTGGTATCCAACTGAACAATAGTTACGGATCTCTTGTAGTTGGCGCAAGTGGCTTTGAGAACCTGCCATTTCTGGAAAAGGATTGTGGCAATTACATTGACAAAACCCgtcatctacgacttggtgcagGTGGTGCTGGAGCACTTCGTGATTATTTCTTAAGGATGCAGTACAAGAATAACGGATTTTTTGcattgatggatttagatgatgacgggaggttaaaaaatgttttttgggcAGATCCACGTAGTTGGACAGCCTATAagtattttggtgatgtcgTGACATTCGACACCGCATACCTGACTAATAGGtatgggatgccctttgcaccatttgttggtgtaaaccaccacggGCAATCGATTCTTTTGGGAGCTGGGTTGATTTCCAGTGAGGACACAGAGACCCTTACATGGCTATTCCAAACCTGGTTGCAATGTATAGACGGAGTAGCTCCAAAGGCGATTATTACTGATCAAGACAGAGCAgtgaaaaatgcaattgctaTTGTCTTCCTGGAAACTCGACATAGATTTTGCCTATGGCATATACTAAAGAAGGCACCTGAGAAGCTTGGGGCATATGCTGCATATAAAAGTGGGTTGAAAACTGAGTTGATGAAATGTGTATACGACACACAAACTATTGAGGAGTTTGAAAAATGTTGGTCTGTGTTTATTAATACATACGACTTACATGAAAATGTGTGGTTGAAAAGTTTATATTTGGAGCATGCGCATTGGGTACCAGTTTTTCTAAAAGAGCACTTTTGGGCGAGAATGAGTACCACTCAGTGTAGCGAGAGTATGAATGCTTTCTTTGATGGTTATGTCCATTCAAAGACAAACCTAAAAGAGTTTGCCGACCAGTTCGACAATGCgctaaaaaggaaaattgagaatgaaaatcaaGCAGAGTTTCTTTCCTTTAGTGGCACCATTCCCTGCATATCTAGATCGccaattgaaaagaaatttcagGAGTTGTACACGAACGTAAAAGTTAAGGAAGTTCAACAGCAAGTAATCGGTGTGCTTGATTTGGATCCATCTTTACAGACAATGGATTGTATAATGAAGAGTTATTTGGTAGAATATGAAGTTCGTACTCAGGAGTTCACAAAGCATGTTACATattttgtagattttaatgTCGATGATTGCAATGCAAAGTGTTCATGTGGTTTATTTCAGATGAGGGGGGTACTGTGTAGGCATATTTTGGCTGTATTCAAATCAAACGGTATAAAATTATTGCCAGATCGATACATTTTAGACCGATGGCGGAAGGACATCAAAAGAAGATACACGTTAATCCAATCTAACTAA
- the LOC122309822 gene encoding esterase-like: MGTHSILKSTIPLSCLFTLLLSATILNPVFASKVCNFPAIFNFGASSSDTGGLSATFRRVTRPNGETYFRRPAGRFSDGRLIIDFIAMGVGLPYLSAYLDSLGTNFTQGANFATAASTIRLPSRIIPAGGFSPFYLDIQCSQFEQFKERSQIIRRQGGIYAHLMPKKDYFPKALYTFDIGQNDLSEGFFGNMTLEEVNASIPDILDKFSLNVKNIYKLGARSFWIHNTGPIGCLPYILVPFPSAQRDSHGCAKPYNDVAQSFNHKLKDAIVRLRIDLPSAAITYVDVYSVKYSLYSEPQKYGFELPLVACCGYGGKYNYSSSVGCGGTVTVNRSQIFVGSCERPSVRVNWDGIHYTEAANKFVFAQISTGAFSDPPVPLKMACRQV; encoded by the exons ATGGGGACTCATAGCATCCTCAAGTCCACAATTCCTCTCTCTTGTTTGTTTACGCTTTTACTGTCTGCTACCATACTGAACCCTGTATTTGCTTCTAAAGTTTGCAACTTTCCTGCAATCTTTAACTTTGGCGCCTCAAGCTCCGATACTGGAGGACTGTCTGCTACATTCAGAAGAGTCACACGGCCTAATGGGGAGACCTATTTTCGTAGGCCTGCCGGAAGGTTCTCCGATGGCCGGCTCATTATTGATTTCATAG CAATGGGTGTTGGTCTTCCATATCTAAGTGCATACCTTGATTCCTTGGGAACTAACTTCACACAAGGTGCAAACTTTGCCACGGCTGCATCCACAATCAGACTACCATCCAGAATTATACCTGCAGGTGGATTTAGTCCCTTTTACCTCGATATCCAGTGCTCACAATTTGAGCAGTTCAAAGAAAGATCACAGATTATAAGACGACAAG GAGGAATATATGCACATTTGATGCCCAAGAAGGATTATTTTCCTAAAGCTTTATACACATTTGATATCGGTCAGAATGATCTTAGTGAGGGATTCTTTGGTAACATGACTTTAGAGGAAGTCAATGCTTCTATCCCCGATATTCTTGACAAGTTCTCTCTTAATGTTAAG AATATATATAAGTTGGGAGCAAGATCATTTTGGATCCACAATACAGGACCAATTGGTTGCCTGCCCTATATTTTGGTCCCTTTTCCATCAGCTCAAAGGGACAGCCATGGTTGTGCAAAGCCTTACAATGATGTAGCTCAATCTTTCAATCACAAGTTGAAGGATGCCATTGTTCGACTCAGGATCGATCTTCCTTCAGCTGCAATCACATATGTAGATGTCTACTCTGTCAAGTACTCTCTTTATAGCGAACCACAGAAATACG GATTTGAGCTTCCACTTGTCGCATGTTGTGGGTACGGAGGAAAGTACAACTACAGCAGTAGTGTTGGGTGTGGAGGAACAGTGACAGTGAATAGAAGCCAAATATTTGTTGGTTCATGTGAGCGCCCCTCGGTCAGAGTAAACTGGGATGGAATTCACTATACTGAGGCAGCCAACAAGTTTGTTTTTGCTCAAATTTCAACTGGAGCATTTTCAGATCCCCCTGTACCCTTGAAAATGGCATGTCGCCAAGTTTAA